A genomic stretch from Centroberyx gerrardi isolate f3 chromosome 10, fCenGer3.hap1.cur.20231027, whole genome shotgun sequence includes:
- the LOC144539875 gene encoding heat shock 70 kDa protein 12A-like, with translation MGDSFIIAIDFGTAYSGYAFSVSSRQAQTEPTVPSWGKEHGFETLKTPTCILFNENEEFLKFGYDAKMAYTKMRSEEAKKNYLFENFKMSLYGKQLNRDVMIAAINGKSMSALKVITETLRYLKEHALKTISNNTAGMKFIASDFTWVLTVPAIWDPSAKQFMREAATEAGIVTEHKADRLVIALEPEAASVWCKKLPSDGFIAETVDQNTLEQAPGTQYIVVDCGGGTIDITVHEVLGGGALKELYKASGNDLGGQNVDKKFKSFLKETFSDDLWHEYERSYPSEFQKMMYSFSVLKCVEEDVEISCPYNLASLAQKRQNIEMFFQTVQGASWDDGAIIISKKKMKSFFDESLSGITKNLREILKKDLRIEYILLVGGYASSVTLRKHINKQFGSQCKVLCPFKAQEAIVKGAVMFGRHPEVVASRKSAFTYGVGTCRRFDESRHKAENKYSNEESDWCRGVFKKLVEIDQNVGWNETKEHIFTPIEADQTAVTFRFYRTERKDPKYVDEWGIDPVGSFAVSMPDTKRGTDRKIKLEIKFGSTEIQATATDIDSNSTGSIKIDFMSTA, from the exons ATGGGTGATTCGTTTATCATAGCGATAGACTTTGGTACTGCATACAGTGGATATGCCTTCAGTGTGTCATCCAGACAGGCACAAACGGAACCCACTGTGCCATCCTGGGGAAAAGAGCATGGATTTGAAACCTTGAAGACTCCTACCTGCAttctttttaatgaaaatgaagaatTCCTCAAGTTTGGTTATGATGCCAAAATGGCATACACCAAAATGCGTAGCGAAGAAGCAAAGAAAAACTACCTCTTTGAAAACTTCAAGATGTCACTCTATGGAAAA CAACTCAACAGGGATGTAATGATTGCAGCCATAAACGGCAAGTCGATGAGTGCCTTGAAGGTAATCACAGAAACCCTGCGCTACCTGAAGGAACATGCACTGAAAACCATCAGTAACAACACAGCTGGGATGAAGTTCATCGCCTCTGATTTCACCTGGGTGCTGACTGTGCCTGCTATCTGGGATCCTTCTGCAAAGCAGTTCATGAGAGAAGCTGCAACTGAG gCTGGTATTGTGACTGAACACAAAGCAGACAGGTTGGTAATAGCTCTGGAACCCGAGGCAGCCTCAGTCTGGTGTAAGAAGCTCCCATCTGATGGTTTCATAGCAGAGACCGTTGACCAAAACACACTAGAGCAAGCTCCTGGAACACAATACATTGTTGTCGATTGTGGAG GTGGAACTATTGACATAACTGTACATGAAGTGCTGGGTGGAGGAGCCCTGAAGGAGCTGTACAAGGCCTCTGGTAATGACCTGGGAGGGCAAAATGTTGacaaaaagttcaaaagtttCCTCAAAGAAACATTCTCTGATGACCTCTGGCATGAGTATGAAAGAAGTTATCCCAGTGAGTTTCAGAAGATGATGTACAGCTTCTCGGTTCTTAAATGTGTGGAAGAGGATGTGGAGATTTCCTGCCCGTATAACTTAGCATCATTAGCTCAGAAAAGGCAAAACATAGAAATGTTCTTCCAGACAGTGCAAGGTGCATCTTGGGATGACGGGGCAATCATAAtctcaaaaaagaaaatgaagtcTTTCTTTGATGAGAGTCTTAGCGGGATCACTAAGAATCTCAGAGAAATCTTGAAGAAAGATTTAAGAATTGAATACATTCTGTTAGTGGGGGGCTATGCCTCAAGTGTGACTCTGCGCAAACACATTAACAAGCAGTTTGGCAGTCAGTGTAAAGTGTTGTGCCCTTTTAAGGCCCAAGAAGCAATCGTGAAGGGAGCTGTCATGTTTGGAAGACATCCAGAGGTTGTGGCATCACGAAAAAGTGCCTTTACTTATGGAGTTGGTACGTGTAGGAGGTTTGACGAGTCCAGGCATAAGGCAGAAAACAAGTACTCAAACGAAGAGAGTGACTGGTGTCGTGGTGTTTTCAAGAAACTGGTGGAAATTGATCAAAATGTGGGTTGGAATGAAACCAAAGAGCACATCTTCACTCCAATAGAAGCAGATCAGACAGCGGTAACGTTTCGTTTTTAtcgcacagagagaaaagatcCTAAGTATGTGGATGAATGGGGAATTGACCCAGTTGGTTCATTTGCAGTTAGCATGCCTGACACTAAACGTGGCACGGATCGCAAGATCAAATTAGAAATCAAGTTTGGCTCCACAGAAATACAAGCCACAGCCACTGACATAGATTCCAACTCAACAGGATCTATCAAGATTGACTTCATGAGCACAGCATAA